Below is a window of Jonesiaceae bacterium BS-20 DNA.
ATCGAAGCTAAACCGGCTGGAAAGAAAGTCAAACGGCTTTCGCTGCTGTCAGGAGGGGAGCGGTCCTTGACGGCTATTGCTTTCCTCGTAGCAATATTTCTGGCTCGGCCCAGCCCGTTCTACGTCATGGACGAAGTCGAAGCCGCCCTCGATGATGTCAACCTTGGCAGACTGCTCGCGGTCTTTGAGGAATTGCGTCAAAACTCCCAACTGATTGTCATTAGTCACCAGAAGCGAACGATGCAAATTTCTGATGCTTTATATGGCGTAACAATGGCCGGCGACGGCATTTCCACTGTCATTAGCCAACGCCTAGAACCGCGTAATCTTGAGGGAACTGAGCCGGTTGGCGAGGTCGCAGTGTGATGTTAGTCCCAAGTAATGGAATCATCCCCTGATTTGTATCTGAGGGTAGTTCAGACGTGCTAAACATGAAGTATGGGTTACATTGTTTTTTGGATTTCACTGGCGCTAGTAGCGGCAGTAGTGGTGCTGATCGGCGCCTCAAAGGCGACACAATCGCCGTATGGCAGCGATGAACCACAATCTACTTGGGCGGGTCTCTGGGAGAGCATCCGCTTAGCACTAGCCCCAACGAGCCTGTCCATCTATTTGGGTATCCTATTGTTGGGCACCAAACTCGGGATTGCTCGCAACCCCGAGAAACTGGCTGGGGTGAGAACCCGCCGCGCGCAGGCCCTCAAGAGGCGCCGTGTTGGCAAGGTGGTTTCAGACTTGGCCAAGGGTGATATTCATTCGAGTGAATCCAATACCAGCCTCGATGACTTCCTCCGTGCAACGGAGATTGACGAGCCCGCATATTTTGATGTGGCGGCCAACGAGCGGATGAATAATCTGTATGAGCGGTACGCCTCGCGCAAGTAACCATCATTTTCATAGTGTCGGGGTCCCGGTTGTAGTGAACCGGGGCCCCGACGCTGTTGTTTTAGCACCCCACCTGAGAGACTTAACCCTGTGAACGATCTGCTGATATACCTGATCCCCGCCCTTGTTGTCCTCGGTGGTGGAGGATGGGCCGTTGTAGCCCAATCCCGCAAGAAGAAGTCGAACGACCAAGTGCAACCCGGCCCCACTGAGATCACCGGCCCGCACGAGGGCATCTCCGAGGAAGATGCTGACGCACCCTCCACCGAATCCGTGGTCGATGAAGTCGTTATCGCCGGCGATCCAGACCTTGCCGAGGCCGGCCTTGTAACCGAGCCGGTTGGGGAACTGACCCCGACCATCGAGCGACCAGCCCCGGTTGCTGGGCGGTTGGCCCGCCTGCGTTCCCGCCTAGCGGCCTCCGGTTCTCCGTTGGGTGCCAAACTTCTTTCGGTGCTGTCACGTGACCACCTGTCTGAAGATGACTGGGATGAACTAGAAGAGACCCTACTCATGGCGGACCTTGGTGCTGGTCCTGCGATGGAGCTCATTGACAACTTGAAGACCGCCGTGCGGGTTCAGGGCATCAAAGATGCGGGGCAGGTCAAGGAGCTTTTGCGCACCGAACTCATTAACTTGGTCGATCCAACCATGGACCGAAGCCTCAACACCGCGGCCACCGCTGACCCAACGGGGGCAAAGATCCCAGCGGTCTTTGTAGTTGTTGGTGTCAATGGCACGGGCAAGACCACGACGATTGGCAAACTCACCAGGGTTTTGGTTGCCGAGGAAAAGACCGTTTTGCTCGGTGCCGCAGACACCTTTAGGGCTGCGGCCGCAGACCAACTGCAAACTTGGGGTGAGCGTGTAGGTGTTGAGACCGTACGCTCCGACAAGGACGGTGCGGACCCAGCGTCCGTTGCCTTCGACGCCACGCGCCGCGCTGTTGAGTTAGAAACCGATGTGCTGCTTGTCGACACCGCCGGCCGCTTGCAAAACAAGTCCGGCCTTATGGATGAACTAGGGAAGATTACCCGGGTCATTACCAAGGTTGCGCCTATTAGCGAGGTGCTCCTTGTTCTCGATGCGACCACCGGTCAGAACGGAATGAACCAGGCCCGCGTTTTTGCCGAGGTTGCAGGCGTGACCGGAATTGTCTTGACCAAGCTCGACGGCACCGCCAAGGGTGGAATCGTTGTAGCCGTCCAGCGGGAGTTGGGTGTGCCGGTCAAACTGATTGGTCTAGGCGAAGGCCCAGACGACCTAGCCCCATTCGATCCCGCAGACTTTGTAGACGGAATCTTGGGAAACTAGTCCCCTCGTAGAACCTGCGCACGAGCTTGTACGCGCTACAAACCGGTTAGCCCGGTGGTTGGATCTGTCTAGGATCCGGCCACCGGGTTTTTGTTTGCACAGGTGGTTGCGATTGCTCAAGCAAAGATTACTTAGGTTCCAAGAAACGTAGGTTTTACAAAAACGTCCGCCACGTAATCAACACGAAACTTCCCCGGTTGGGTACGGAAATACGCAAAGCGAAAAATTGACCCTACGCCGGCCAAAGGGCCGGTACGTTAGGGGACGTTTCATGATCGACTCAGGAATAACCGCATGGATGCTGATCTCAGCATCGCTCGTATTACTGATGACCCCCGGGCTTGCGTTCTTCTACGGGGGCATGGTCCGCGGAAAAAGTGTTCTGAACATGCTCATGATGTCCTTTGGAGCCATGGCTCTTGTTGGTGTCTTGTACGTCTTGTATGGCTGGTCCATGTCCTACGGCTCTTCCGTGGGCGGCGGACTACTCTCGGAAGAGGGCCCGTTTGCGGCCATCGCCACGCCGATCGACTTTGCCGGTGGGACCGTAGTACATATCAACGCCGGGGTTGCAGCCCTTGTATTGGCGTTGGTCATTGGCAAGCGCAAGGGGTTTGGCAAAGAGGTTATGCGCCCGCACAACCTTCCCCTGGTCATGCTGGGGGCAGCCCTGTTGTGGTTTGGCTGGTTTGGGTTCAACGCAGGCTCCGCCTATGCGGCTGATGGACTAGCGGGCCTTGCATGGGTGAACACCACGACGGCGGCCGCCGCAGGAGTTTGCGGGTGGCTGCTGACCGAGAAAATTCGTGACGGCCACGCCACCTCGCTTGGGGCAGCATCCGGGGTCGTTGCTGGTCTGGTAGCCATCACTCCGGCGGCCGGGGCGCTATCTCCCATTGGCGCGATTGGGCTTGGCCTGGTGGCCGGGGCAATCTCCGCAGCGGCCGTTGGCCTGAAGTATCGCTTTGGGTATGACGACTCGTTGGATGTGGTTGGAGTTCACCTGGTGTCAGGGCTGTGGGGGACCGTGGCAATTGGGTTCCTCGCGGTTGATGGCGGAATCTTCTACGGAGGCTCGCCAAGCCTGTTGGTGGTTCAAATCCTGATAGCGCTCAGCGCGATCGTGTTCTCGGCCGTTATTACGCTGGCAATTGCGTTGCCAATGCATAAGTTCTTGGGTTGGCGGGTGCCCGTTGCTCACGAAGTTAGCGGCATCGACCTCGCAGTCCACGGTGAAAGCGCCTACGAAAGCCAAGCTTCACCCACCTCAAGTTGGGATATCCAAAAATGAAACTGATTACCGCAGTTATCCAACCCCACCGCCTTGAGGCGGTAAAAAGCGCGCTCAAAGAAAATGGGGTCCGTGGCATGACCGTCACTCAAGCATCGGGATATGGCCGGCAACTTGGCCACACCGAGGTCTACCGGGGAGCGCAATTCACCGTTGACCTCGTGGCAAAAATCAGGTTGGAAATCCTGATTGCCGACGGCGAGGAAGAAATGGTCACCGCAGCGATTGTTGCGGCCGCGTACACGGGAAACGTGGGTGACGGCAAGGTCTGGTCCATGCCGGTTGGCAATGTCACCAGGGTGCGCACCGGTGAACAAGGACCGGTGGCCCTGTAGTCGACACGTCCACACAGTGACCCATGCCACGTGGTGGCAGGTAAGCAGTCTAAAGTTACAGTTAGCAAAATTAACCAGGTGTAGAAAGGGGTAACCATGAAATTGGTCACCGCGATTATCCAGCCCAGCCGTCTAGATAGCGTCAAAGCAGCGCTCGAACACGCCGGAGTGCACGGCATGACCGTGAGCGGGGCGAGTGGCTTTGGCCGCCAAAAGGGACACGCAGCGAACTACGAAGGGCCCGAATACACCTCGGAACTCATCGAGAAGATCAGGATTGAGATCTTGATCGAGAACGTTGATGCGGAAAAGGTCGTTGGCGTCATTGTGAGCGCCGCGCAGACCGGTGCTATTGGCGATGGCAAGGTTTGGGTTGTTCCTGTTGAAGACGTTGCGCGGGTTCGAACCGGCGAGCGTGGCTCAGCCGCGCTGTAGTCAAAAAAAGACGTAGTATGACCGGGACGGTAGGGAAACCTGCCGTCCCGTCGTTTTGCCGCCTGCGGAACTGGTCTTTTGTGGCCCACCAAGCAGGTAGGCTTAAGTTTTACTTATTGTCTTCAAATAGCCAGTGGTGAGGGAAACTCAACGTGTTCGCCAATCTGTCCGATCGCCTGACATCGACCTTTAAGAACTTGCGCAGCAAGGGCCGTCTCTCCGAGGCTGATATTGATGCCACAATTCGGGAGATCCGCCGTGCCCTGCTCGACGCAGACGTTGCCGTTTCCGTGGTGCGCGACTTTACCGGTTCAATCCGGGAACGTGCTCTATCCGCCGAGGTTTCCGGTGCACTGAACCCTGCCCAGCAGGTAGTCAAGATTGTTAACGAGGAACTTGTCAACATCCTCGGTGGTGAAAGTCGCGGCCTGAACCGGGCTAAGACCGGGCCAACCATCATTATGCTGGCCGGTTTGCAAGGTGCGGGTAAGACCACCCTTGCTGGAAAGCTCGCGGTGAGCTTGAAGGCTCAGGGCCACACTCCGATGCTGGTGGCGGCCGACCTGCAGCGCCCAAACGCGGTTACCCAACTCAAGGTTGTGGGAGAGCGGGCCGGGGTGCCGGTCTACGCACCGCACCCGGGTAACCAGGGCTCCGATGCTCAACCTGGGATTTCCCAGGGCGACCCGGTCTCGGTTTCACTTGCGGGTGTAGACACCGCCAAGGCACGCCAGCATGACTTTGTCATTGTTGACACCGCCGGACGGCTCGGCGTTGATCAGGAACTGATGACGCAGGCCGCGGATATCCGCGACGCCATTAACCCTGATGAGATTTTGTTTGTTATTGACGCCATGATCGGTCAAGACGCCGTGGCAACCGCCCAGGCGTTTGATGAGGGCGTGAGCTTCACCGGTGTGGTTCTGTCCAAGTTGGACGGTGACGCCCGCGGTGGTGCCGCGCTCTCGGTAGCCCGGGTAACCGGCAAGCCAATCCTGTTTGCGTCAACCGGTGAGAAACTCGAAGACTTTGAGGTTTTCCACCCGGACCGGATGGCGTCACGCATCCTGGACATGGGTGACGTTCTATCGTTGATCGAGCAGGCCGAAAAGGCGTTTGACGCCGAAGAAGCCGAGCGTATGGCGGACAAGCTTGCCGCTGGTGAAGATTTCACCCTGGGCGACTTCCTGAGCCAAATGCAGCAGATGAAGAACATGGGCTCCATGAAGAAGATGCTTGGCATGCTGCCGGGCATGGGGCAAATGCGTGAGGCACTGGACAACTTTGACGAGCGTGAAGTTGACCGTATTGAGGCCATCATTCAGTCCATGACACCGGGTGAGCGGGAAAACCCAAAGATCATTAACGGGTCGCGCCGCTCGCGAATTGCCCGCGGTTCTGGAACCACCGTCCAAGAGATCAATCAGCTGATGCAGCGGTTCGATGCCGCACAAAAGATGATGCGTCAAATGAACGCCGGCGGCGGTATGCCCGGCATGGGTGGCATGGGCAAGATGCCAAGCACGGGCAAGCGCTCCGGTGCGCGTCAAGCCAAGAAGAAGGACAAACTCACCCCGCAGCAGCGCGCCGCGGCGGCCCGCAAGGCGGCCCGTGGTGAGGCCCCAGCCGCGCAGCAGGGTTCCGCATTTGGTGTAAGTCAGCCAAACGATGCCCCACTAGAGTTGCCCGCCGGGCTAGAGAAGTTCTTGGGCCGGTAACCCATGACCGCGTTGCCGGTGTTACACCTCACGGGGACCGTGGTCTTGGGCGACAGCACCACGGTTTCCCAGGTGTGGGTTGTCGACGGAAAATTCTCTTTTGACCCGCCCAATCTTGGGCCCGGGGAAGAAGTCATTACCCTTACCGGGACGATCTTGCCCGGGTTGGTCGACGTCCACAGCCACATCGGCCTAGATGCCTTTGGGGCTACAACGCTGGATACCGCTGCGGACCAAGCCATCACGGACCGCAACACCGGGGTGTTGCTGGTGCGCGATTGCGGTTCTCCGCTTGATACCGCGCCCCTTCAAGAGCGATCAGACCTGCCAACCCTTATTCGGTGTGGGCAACACCTGGCCCGCACCCGCAGGTATATCCGTAATTACGCCCTTGAGCTTGATGACTCTGCGGAACTGGTTGACGCTTTGGCTCAGCAGGCAGACGCGGGCAATGGGTGGACTAAGATCGTGGCCGATTGGATTGACCGCGGAGTGGGTGACCTTACGCCCTTGTGGGAGCGAGATGATCTCATTGCGGCGATTGCTGGCGCACATGAGCGAGGTGCACGAGTCACCGCTCACACGTTTGCCAGTGAATCCATTGACGAGCTGCTCGATGCTGGGATTGACAGTATTGAGCACGGCACGGGGATGACGCCGGCACACATGGCCAGGGCTAAGGCCCTCGGTGTGCCGGTGACGGCAACGCTGTTGCAAGTGGCACAGTTTGCGGAGATCGCTGCCCAGGGCGAAACAAAGTTTCCAGTCTATGCGGCCCGCATGCGCGCAATGTTCGATGCGCGTTACGCCCAAGTCAAAGCGCTGTATGAAGCAGGTGTCCAAATCTTAGTGGGCACCGACGCCGGCGGAACACTCGCGCACGGGCTGATCGCCCAAGAATGTGCGGAGCTGGTGCGCGCTGGAATTCCCGCCCACGCGGTAGTTGGGTTTGCCAGTTACCGGGCCAGGGACTTTCTTGGCTACCCTTCGATTGCGCAGGGGGCGCCCGCCGATGCCGTTATCTACCGGGGTGACCCGCGCACGGATATAGCTGAATTAACCCGGCCTCAGGCCGTGATCTTGCGCGGAAAGATCCAACAGTGAGCAACGCAACGCTCAAGTGACCGAGGATAATGGTTCTGGGCTCAAATATCTGGCATAATTTTGCCTTGTACTCGACTAACTTGTCCCTCTCAACAAGTGAAGTTGTGTCCCGGAGAAGTAACGCATGTTGTTCCCCAGCATGAGGTACCGATCCACCCATCATAAACAAGGAGAGTCCACAAACGTGGCTACCAAGATTCGTCTAAAGCGCATGGGCAAGATCCGTGCACCGCACTACCGCGTAGTTATTGCTGACTCACGTCAGAAGCGCGATGGTCGTTCGATCGAAGAGATCGGTCTGTACCACCCAACCGAAGAGCCTTCGCTGATTCAGATTGACTCAGAGCGCGCTCAGTACTGGCTCTCCGTTGGCGCACAGCCAACCGAGCAGGTTCTGGCACTGCTGAAGATCACCGGTGACTGGCAGAAGCACAAGGGCCTTCCAGGCACCGAAGGTACCCTGCGTACCAAGGCTGCAAAGGTTGACCCAACCGAGGCTATCGCCGCTATTGCTGCTGACGCTGAGAAGGCTAAGGCCAAGGCATCAGAGGCAAAGGCAGCAGCCGCAAAGGCTGAGGCTGACGCTCCAGCAGAAGAAGCAGCTTCGGAAGAGGCCTGATGTTAGCCGAATCGCTCGAGCACCTAGTCAAAGGCATCGTGGACAGCCCGGATGACGTAACCGTCACCGGTAAACCACTACGCAACGGACGCGGTGAGCTCCTCGAAGTCAGGGTTAACCCTGACGACTTGGGACGCGTCATTGGACGCTCGGGTCGGACCGCGCGAGCATTGCGCACCGTCATTGGGGCACTGGCAGGAAACACCACGGTACGCGTTGACGTAGTGGATGTAGACCGCCGCTGAGCCCATGGCGCGTATTAGCGAAGAGCTGTAACTAGAGGCTCGGTCACCTAGGGTGACCGAGCCTCTAGCGCTTTGCCCACACATTTCCACACACCAATTTTGAGGATCTCACATGGAACTGACCATCGCTGTTATTGGTAAAGCCCACGGTTTGCGTGGTGAAGTCAGCCTTGACCTGCGCACCGATGTTCCTGAGTCGCGTTTTGTAGTGGGCCAGGAAATTACCACCGAGCCGGCAACGGCCGGACCCCTAACGATTACCCGAATTCGGGACAATCAAGGACGCTGGTTCCTCACCTTTGCCCAAGCAACCGACCGCACCGCAGCTGAGCAGCTGCGCGGGGTCAAGCTCGTGGTCACCCAGGCCGAGTCAGATGAAGAAGACGCCTGGTACGAGCACGAATTGGCCGGGCTCACTGCGAAGCTTCAAGACGGCACGGTCGTTGGCAAGATCCTCGGGTTGGAATACCTGCCGGCTCAGGACGCACTGATCCTGAAAGAAACCAACGGTGTGCGCACCCTTGTTCCATTCCTTAAACGTTTTGTTCCCACGGTTGATATCGCTGGTGGTTTTGTTATCCTGACCCCACCGGGTGGGCTGCTCTCAATCGACGAGGCAAACCTGGATGTGTCAACCGGTGAGACCTCGGGTCAGGACACCAAATGACCCAGGAACCACAAGCAACGCCCGCGGAAGTAAATGATTCGCTCCAGATGGCTATTGATGTCATCTCAATCTTTCCGGACTACCTGACCCCCTTAAACCTGTCCCTCGTTGGTAAAGCCGTCACCTCCGGGCTGTTGCACTTGGGCGTCCACGACCTACGGGATTGGACCCAGGACCGGCACAAGACCGTTGATGACACCCCAGCGGGTGGGGGAGCGGGCATGGTGATGCGACCGGACATCTGGGGAGCAGCGCTCGATGATGTGCTTGCCGCCAGGCCTAACTCAAAGCGCACGGTCATGATTGTGCCCACGCCGTCAGGGCCTTCTTTTACCCAAGAGATTGCCCAAGACTTGGCTGGTGCCGATCACCTTATTTTTGCGTGCGGACGCTACGAGGGAATCGATGCGCGAGTCGCTCAGTACTACGGCGCTAACGGCGTTGAAGTACGTGAGTTGTCCATTGGCGATTACGTGCTCAACGGCGGAGAAGTAGCCACGATGGTCATGGTCGAGGCGATCGCTCGATTGCTTCCCGGAGTCATTGGCAACCCCGAGTCACTCGTTGAAGAATCTCACGGCGCGGCAGGTCTGTTGGAATACCCCGTGTATACCAAGCCGCCGGTGTGGCGTGACCAAGAGAGCCCAGAGATCCTGTTTTCCGGGCACCACGCCAATATTGCGCGGTGGCGCAGGGAGAAATCATTCCTGAAGACTATGGAACGACGCCCAGACATGATTGCGGCGCTGCGCCCTGACCAACTCGACAAGCACGACTATAAGTTCTTGGCAGCCCATGGCTGGAACCGCAACGACGACGGAACCGTCAGCCCAGCTTGAGGGTGAGCCAGGCATCGAGAAATTTGGTGCCTAACCTTGCTGGTGATGTGGTTAACAAGGCAAAGTAACGCCCGTGCTGGCCTGGAGCCCAAGAAGTATGCCAAAATAGATCCTTGGTGTGTGTCACCGTGCTTCTGCCTCAGGGGCAGCCGAACGACACGTAGGACACCATCATTTATGGTTTAGGACGCATCTTGGTGTAGTCCTAATAATCCGTACCTGACCTGGGGCAGGACGAGGAGAAGAACATGCAAAAGCTAGACTTCGTAACCGAAGGCCTTCTGCGTAGCGACGTTCCAGCATTCCGTGCCGGTGACACTGTAAAGGTCAACGTTAAGGTTGTTGAAGGAACCCGCTCACGTATCCAGGCGTTCCAGGGTGTTGTAATTCGTCGCCACGGCGGCGGCGTTGGTGAGACCTTCACCGTTCGCAAGATCAGCTTTGGAACCGGTGTGGAGCGTACGTTCCCACTGCACTCACCTTCGGTTGACTCAGTTGAGCTGATCACCCGCGGTGACGTTCGCCGTGCGAAGCTGTACTACCTGCGTTCACTGCACGGTAAGGCAGCTAAGATCCGTGAGAAGCGCTGATTTTCCACGCTGATCTTTAGACATGCGAGCCTGAGGCCCGCGGTCAAGGCTTAGTTAAGGGCGGTTGCTTAGGCAACCGCCCTTTTGCATAACCACAGATGGGGATGTATTGCGTCCGTGTGGTGTGGGCAAGCGCCGAACCTTCAAGAAAGTGGCAGACTGAACCAGTGAGCACAAACGAAGCCAACTACATACCGCCATCTCAGGTGAGGTCACATGCACGAAAGAGCAAAGAACCCAAAAAGGGATCCCTGCTCAAAGAGATGGCCATTGTTGTTACGGGCGCGTTCATTTTGTCCTGGTTGCTCAAAACATTCCTGATTCAAGCGTTCTATATCCCAAGCCAGTCCATGGAGGACACCCTCCAGATCAATGACCGGATCATGGTGTCAAAACTGAGCCCCAGCCCGGTAGATCTGCAACGCGGTGACATTGTAGTGTTCACTGATCCAGGAACCTGGCTGCCGGACTCGGTCAAAGAAGTCGACCTCAACCCGGTTCAAAAGGCACTCACGTTCGTTGGAATCCTGCCGCAGGATGCCGGATCGCACCTGATTAAGCGGGTGATCGGACTGCCCGGGGACCGCGTGGTGTGCTGTGACACCGATGGCAAACTCACCGTCAACGGGGAGCCAATTGATGAGACCGAGTACCTCAAGCCCTTTGTAGATCCGTCCCTTGTGGAATTTGATCAAATCGTTCCGGAAGGTTCCCTGTGGGTGCTGGGCGATAATCGGGCAAACTCGGGAGACTCTAGGTATAACCTTGGCGGCCCCGGTGGCGGCTTTGTACCCATTGATAATGTGGTGGGGAAAGCATTTATTAAGGTTTGGCCGCTCAGGGACTTCCAACTGTTGCGCACTCCCTCGAGTGTGTTTGAAGACGTTCCGCAACCGTAACCGCACGTTTAATTGGAAAAGAACCGCACCAACGCACATGTCAATTAATCATATTTTCCCTGATGAAACCGGGAACTTCCTGTTCACGGTGCCCCCAACCGAAGATGAACAGGCCCGCCGCCTCATCATGGCGCACATGGAACGCCAAGCCGCAGCGAAAGCGAAGCGTGGCACCAAAGCCAAGCAAGACTATGCGGACCTCACGCATGAGCGTTCGCTCCTAGCGCGCGGAGCAAAACTGGTTGCCGGGATGGACGAGGTAGGTCGCGGTTCATTGGCAGGACCGGTCGCGGTTGGCGTGTGCGTAGTTGACGCGTCAACTCACGAGGCCCCAATTGGCCTGACCGATTCTAAAGAGATCCCCGGCCGCCTGCGAAACTCATACGTTCCGCTGATTCAATCGTGGTCAACCGCGTATGCGGTTGGGTCCGCCTCCCCCCAAGAAATCGATACGTGGGGGCTGACCGCGGCCCTGCGACTGGCCGGGCAGAGAGCCCTGGCCCAAGTGGCCCGCACGGTGGGGCCGGTTGACATGGTACTGCTGGATGGGGCCCACGATTGGCTGACCGAGCCCGCTGCGGACCTGTTTGACCTCATGGAAGATAACGCCGTGCCGCCCGTGACCGGCTATGTGGAACCCGAGGTTGTTACCCGGGTCAAGGCTGACCTCGCGTGCGCTGCGGTTTCCGGCGCTTCGATCTTGGCAAAGGTGGCCCGAGACCGACTCATGGTTGAGCTGGATAAGGAATTTCCGCAGTACGAGTGGGCCAGCAACAAGGGTTATCTGTCCGCCGCACACACCGCCGGTTTGCAGCAGTACGGGCCCAGCCAACATCACCGCATCAGCTGGAAATTACCCGAGCGTATTGCAAGCACAAAGACCCAAGATGGGCAATGATTAGACAGTGAGTGCTGAAGATTTAGAAAACTATGAAACCGACATGGAACTTGCGCTATACCGCGAGTACCGTGACGTTGTGCAACTATTTTCCTACGTTGTTGAGACCGAGCGCAGGTTCTACTTGGCCAACAGCGTGGACCTGCAAGTACGATCGGCTGCCGGTGAGGTGTACTTCGAACTACACCTTCACGATGCCTGGGTTTGGGACGTGTTTAGGTCCAAGCGGTTTGTGAAGTCAGTTCGTGTTGTCACGTTCAAGGATGTCAACGTGGAAGAGCTGGCCAAGGGGGAGTTGCAGCTCTAACGGACAGTTGGTCCGAGTTGAGCACACCCTTAGTAACGATGGAAAGTATCCACAACGCTGTCGGCTCTGTGGTCGCAACTCGATAGTTGAGTTTGCGCCGGGTTGACCATGGGGCATGACCACCATTGAAACCGTCACCTATGACAGCGACACGGGGGTGCCGCAGGCATTTCAGATTGCAGCTCCGCAACCCAGCCGCCTGACAAACCAAGAGGTTGGCGCGCTCGGAGAAGAAATTGCTGCTAGGTATTTGCGTACCCGGAACTATCGGCTCCTGGCCCGCAATTGGCGTGATCCCGGGGCTACCCGTGGCGAGCTCGACCTCATCTGCCAATGGCGCCAAGATCTTGTTGTGGTTGAAGTCAAGACCCGCCGGTCGGCATCCCACGGGCATCCAAGCCTGGCAGTCGATCCCAAGAAATTACTGCACATGCGCAGGCTTACCGGCGCATACCTACGCGGCCTTGACCGGCACCCGGGCGCAATCCGATTTGATGTCATCGCGATCCTGTTAGGTCCATTCCAAGAACTTAGCCGTCCAGCAACGGGTGTGTTAGCCATTGCGGTTAGCGAGTTTGACCACTTTGAGCAGGTGGCGTGATGGCGCTCGGGCGGGCCCATGCGGTGGCTCTTGCAGGATTAACCGGCCATCTGATTGAGGTTGAAGCGCACCTGACAGCTTCCATACCGGGGTTTACCCTCGTGGGTTTGCCGGATACGTCCCTCGGTGAATCGAGGGACCGGGTCCGGGCAGCCGTAGCCAGCGCAGGATTACGATTTCCTGCTCGCAAGATCGTGGTGAATCTGTCGCCGGCATCGCTGCCTAAATCAGGGTCATCCTTTGACGTCGCAATTGCCATGGCCATCTTGGTGGGCGATGGGGTGGTGCCTGAGCGGCTTGCAAAGGACACGGTTTTCTTAGGGGAGTTGGGCCTTGATGGCAGAATCCACCCCGTCAAAGGAGTTCTGCCCGCGATGAC
It encodes the following:
- the trmD gene encoding tRNA (guanosine(37)-N1)-methyltransferase TrmD; protein product: MAIDVISIFPDYLTPLNLSLVGKAVTSGLLHLGVHDLRDWTQDRHKTVDDTPAGGGAGMVMRPDIWGAALDDVLAARPNSKRTVMIVPTPSGPSFTQEIAQDLAGADHLIFACGRYEGIDARVAQYYGANGVEVRELSIGDYVLNGGEVATMVMVEAIARLLPGVIGNPESLVEESHGAAGLLEYPVYTKPPVWRDQESPEILFSGHHANIARWRREKSFLKTMERRPDMIAALRPDQLDKHDYKFLAAHGWNRNDDGTVSPA
- the rplS gene encoding 50S ribosomal protein L19 — encoded protein: MQKLDFVTEGLLRSDVPAFRAGDTVKVNVKVVEGTRSRIQAFQGVVIRRHGGGVGETFTVRKISFGTGVERTFPLHSPSVDSVELITRGDVRRAKLYYLRSLHGKAAKIREKR
- the lepB gene encoding signal peptidase I, whose amino-acid sequence is MSTNEANYIPPSQVRSHARKSKEPKKGSLLKEMAIVVTGAFILSWLLKTFLIQAFYIPSQSMEDTLQINDRIMVSKLSPSPVDLQRGDIVVFTDPGTWLPDSVKEVDLNPVQKALTFVGILPQDAGSHLIKRVIGLPGDRVVCCDTDGKLTVNGEPIDETEYLKPFVDPSLVEFDQIVPEGSLWVLGDNRANSGDSRYNLGGPGGGFVPIDNVVGKAFIKVWPLRDFQLLRTPSSVFEDVPQP
- a CDS encoding ribonuclease HII encodes the protein MSINHIFPDETGNFLFTVPPTEDEQARRLIMAHMERQAAAKAKRGTKAKQDYADLTHERSLLARGAKLVAGMDEVGRGSLAGPVAVGVCVVDASTHEAPIGLTDSKEIPGRLRNSYVPLIQSWSTAYAVGSASPQEIDTWGLTAALRLAGQRALAQVARTVGPVDMVLLDGAHDWLTEPAADLFDLMEDNAVPPVTGYVEPEVVTRVKADLACAAVSGASILAKVARDRLMVELDKEFPQYEWASNKGYLSAAHTAGLQQYGPSQHHRISWKLPERIASTKTQDGQ
- a CDS encoding DUF2469 domain-containing protein; protein product: MSAEDLENYETDMELALYREYRDVVQLFSYVVETERRFYLANSVDLQVRSAAGEVYFELHLHDAWVWDVFRSKRFVKSVRVVTFKDVNVEELAKGELQL
- a CDS encoding YraN family protein — encoded protein: MTTIETVTYDSDTGVPQAFQIAAPQPSRLTNQEVGALGEEIAARYLRTRNYRLLARNWRDPGATRGELDLICQWRQDLVVVEVKTRRSASHGHPSLAVDPKKLLHMRRLTGAYLRGLDRHPGAIRFDVIAILLGPFQELSRPATGVLAIAVSEFDHFEQVA